In the Candidatus Zixiibacteriota bacterium genome, one interval contains:
- the glgA gene encoding glycogen synthase GlgA, with the protein MGKMKIAYVASEAMPYSKTGGLADVAGALPQQLAALKHEVALITPKYRSVNVDRFDLFRVGRLNDLAVWLGGTQYKFNVLQRDVPKSKLTTYFIECDELFDRDGLYVDPKTGKDYPDNHLRFAFFARAALLLLERLEFQPDIINANDWQAAMVPAYLRTAERDHPFFNATRTVLTIHNVAFQGMFPAASFDDLGINKAFFYPTSPFEFWGRVNFLKAGIVYADAVNTVSETYAEEIQSSNEFGYGLEGVLHDRRSALFGVVNGVDYDIWSPETDEYIKARYSHEKLELKAVNKAELLKISGLSTARAEKPLIGVISRLADQKGFDLIEAAADELFALDFTFVLLGTGQEKYHKLFQKLEKQHPERMKINLTFDEALAHQIEAGADMFLMPSHYEPCGLNQLYSLRYGTIPIARKTGGLADTIVDFDAARGKATGFLFEEYTGAALLAAVERALAAYNKQRTWQALMKRAMKQDFSWKKSAKQYLALYEHARQA; encoded by the coding sequence ATGGGAAAAATGAAGATCGCGTACGTGGCCTCCGAGGCGATGCCCTATTCCAAGACGGGCGGGCTGGCGGATGTGGCCGGCGCATTGCCGCAACAACTGGCGGCGTTGAAGCACGAGGTGGCGCTGATCACGCCGAAGTATCGCAGCGTCAATGTCGACCGGTTTGACCTTTTCCGCGTCGGACGCTTGAACGATCTGGCCGTGTGGCTGGGAGGCACGCAATACAAATTCAACGTGCTGCAGCGCGACGTGCCGAAGAGCAAGCTGACGACCTACTTCATCGAGTGCGACGAGTTATTCGACCGGGACGGGCTGTATGTCGATCCAAAGACGGGCAAGGACTATCCGGACAATCATCTGCGGTTTGCGTTCTTTGCGCGGGCAGCCCTGCTCCTGCTGGAGCGGCTGGAGTTTCAGCCGGATATCATCAACGCGAATGACTGGCAGGCGGCGATGGTTCCGGCGTACTTGCGGACGGCCGAGCGCGATCACCCGTTTTTCAATGCGACCCGCACGGTGCTGACGATTCACAATGTCGCCTTCCAGGGGATGTTTCCGGCCGCCAGCTTCGACGATCTGGGAATCAACAAGGCGTTCTTCTACCCCACGTCCCCGTTCGAGTTCTGGGGCCGGGTGAATTTCCTCAAGGCGGGGATCGTGTATGCGGATGCGGTCAACACCGTTAGCGAGACCTACGCCGAGGAGATTCAGAGCAGCAACGAGTTCGGTTACGGACTGGAAGGCGTATTGCACGACCGCCGGTCGGCGCTCTTCGGTGTCGTCAACGGCGTAGACTACGACATTTGGTCGCCGGAAACGGACGAGTACATCAAGGCGCGCTACAGCCACGAGAAGCTGGAATTGAAGGCGGTAAACAAGGCGGAGCTGTTGAAGATCTCCGGGTTAAGCACTGCGCGGGCGGAGAAGCCGCTGATCGGAGTGATCAGCCGGCTGGCGGACCAGAAGGGGTTTGATCTGATCGAAGCAGCCGCCGACGAGTTGTTCGCTCTGGATTTCACCTTTGTTCTGCTCGGCACGGGACAGGAGAAATACCACAAGTTGTTCCAGAAGCTGGAGAAGCAGCATCCGGAGCGGATGAAGATTAACCTGACATTTGACGAAGCGCTGGCACACCAGATCGAGGCGGGCGCGGACATGTTCCTGATGCCGTCGCACTACGAGCCCTGTGGGTTAAACCAACTCTATTCCCTGCGTTACGGAACGATTCCAATTGCGCGCAAGACGGGGGGGCTGGCAGACACGATCGTTGATTTTGATGCGGCCCGGGGCAAGGCGACGGGATTTTTGTTCGAGGAGTATACCGGCGCGGCGCTGTTGGCGGCGGTCGAGCGGGCGCTGGCGGCGTATAACAAGCAGCGCACCTGGCAGGCGTTAATGAAGCGGGCGATGAAGCAGGACTTCTCGTGGAAGAAGTCGGCGAAGCAATATCTCGCACTCTACGAGCACGCCCGACAGGCCTGA
- the galT gene encoding galactose-1-phosphate uridylyltransferase produces the protein MPELRKDPIVGRWVIISTERGKRPSDFPPQVKAKEPKSCPFCPGNEAMTPPEIFALRNNGGPPNSPGWELRVISNKYPALKIEGELNREGEGMFDRMNGIGAHEVVIETPNHQHDLVDLSPEQIKRVFLAYQHRMLDLKKDIRFKYLMCFKNQGEAAGASLEHAHSQLIATPVVPIRVQSELEGSERYFGYKERCIFCDIVRQEMGWGKRVVCETEEFVAIEPFAPRFPFETWVLPKKHESLYSAITDPLAGDLAGIVKTVLTKLKLALADPPYNYVLHTDAFTNAGKEYYHWHLEIIPKLTKIAGFETGTGFYINPVAPEDAALYLREIQSA, from the coding sequence ATGCCGGAACTACGAAAAGACCCGATTGTTGGACGCTGGGTAATCATATCAACGGAACGGGGGAAACGACCGAGCGACTTCCCGCCGCAGGTGAAGGCGAAAGAGCCGAAGAGTTGTCCGTTCTGTCCCGGCAACGAGGCGATGACGCCGCCGGAAATCTTTGCCTTGCGCAACAACGGCGGGCCGCCGAATTCCCCGGGCTGGGAATTGCGGGTGATTTCCAACAAGTACCCGGCGTTGAAGATCGAAGGCGAACTGAACCGCGAGGGCGAGGGGATGTTCGACCGGATGAACGGGATCGGCGCACATGAGGTGGTGATCGAGACGCCGAACCACCAGCACGATTTGGTGGATTTGAGTCCGGAGCAGATCAAGCGCGTCTTCTTGGCTTACCAGCACCGGATGCTCGATCTGAAGAAAGATATTCGGTTCAAATATTTGATGTGTTTCAAAAACCAGGGGGAGGCTGCGGGGGCCTCGCTGGAGCACGCGCACTCGCAATTGATCGCGACGCCGGTGGTGCCGATCCGGGTGCAGTCGGAGTTGGAGGGGAGCGAGCGCTATTTCGGCTACAAGGAACGCTGCATCTTCTGCGACATCGTTCGGCAGGAGATGGGTTGGGGCAAGCGCGTGGTGTGCGAGACCGAGGAATTCGTGGCGATCGAGCCGTTTGCGCCGCGGTTTCCGTTCGAAACCTGGGTGTTGCCGAAGAAGCATGAGAGCCTGTACAGCGCGATTACCGATCCGTTGGCGGGGGATTTGGCGGGGATCGTCAAGACGGTGCTGACCAAGCTGAAACTGGCGCTGGCCGATCCGCCCTACAATTACGTGCTGCACACCGACGCCTTCACCAACGCCGGCAAAGAATACTACCACTGGCATTTGGAAATCATTCCGAAGCTGACCAAGATCGCCGGATTCGAGACCGGCACCGGGTTTTACATTAATCCGGTGGCGCCGGAGGATGCGGCACTCTATCTGCGCGAAATCCAGAGCGCGTAG